The following coding sequences are from one Desulfosporosinus orientis DSM 765 window:
- a CDS encoding HAD family hydrolase: MDIDSIIFDLDGTLWNSIEGICKAWKIVLANYPNITKVITPEDMQGCMGLPMNEIGIKLFPDFDEDFLRKLMKEFCETEQVYLEKHGGMLFPKLEETLKKLSKKYKLFIVSNCQDGYIQAFFKAHKLDKYFSDFESWGVTGLSKGENNKLIMVRNDLKKPIYVGDTNGDAESAKVAEIPFVYARYGFGKVEEYDYVIDSFEELITLGI; the protein is encoded by the coding sequence ATGGATATCGATAGTATTATTTTTGATTTAGACGGCACTCTTTGGAATTCAATAGAAGGAATCTGTAAGGCTTGGAAAATAGTCCTAGCAAACTATCCAAACATTACAAAAGTAATAACACCTGAAGATATGCAGGGATGCATGGGGCTGCCAATGAATGAAATAGGCATAAAGTTATTTCCGGATTTCGATGAAGATTTTCTAAGGAAATTAATGAAAGAATTCTGTGAAACAGAACAAGTTTATTTAGAAAAACACGGTGGTATGTTATTTCCTAAATTAGAAGAGACTCTTAAAAAGTTATCCAAAAAATACAAATTGTTCATAGTTAGCAATTGTCAGGATGGCTATATTCAAGCCTTTTTTAAGGCTCATAAATTAGATAAATACTTCAGTGATTTTGAATCTTGGGGAGTAACAGGGCTGTCAAAAGGCGAAAACAATAAACTTATCATGGTCAGAAATGATCTGAAAAAACCAATTTATGTAGGAGATACAAATGGAGACGCCGAGTCAGCCAAAGTGGCAGAAATCCCCTTTGTATATGCCAGATACGGGTTTGGCAAGGTTGAAGAATATGATTATGTTATTGATAGTTTTGAAGAACTGATAACTTTAGGCATATAA
- a CDS encoding phosphatase PAP2 family protein, with product MKLRSYLTSGIWMLLIPLINLLYAPLNHVKGNVYSLITVLDQHIPFIKYFIVPYLAWYLLMFVILSWFMKRDHKLYISSLASICVGLLLSFLVYAFFQTKVPRPVIMGQDLFSNLTRFLYGIDNPYNAFPSIHVMTAYIIFVASSKAKGCGRKMVLASQTLSVLVILSTVFLKQHTLMDVAGGIFLGGSLFKAMTLIQRLNHKSLLKQAAKSFTLKPQEDKYGRGYATKRVIQE from the coding sequence ATGAAATTGAGAAGCTATTTGACTAGTGGAATATGGATGCTTCTAATACCGCTAATCAACTTATTGTACGCGCCATTGAATCATGTAAAAGGAAATGTTTATTCTCTTATCACCGTTTTAGATCAACATATTCCTTTTATTAAGTATTTCATTGTCCCTTATTTGGCATGGTATCTTTTAATGTTTGTAATCTTATCTTGGTTTATGAAACGTGATCATAAGCTTTATATTTCGAGTTTAGCCTCTATTTGTGTCGGATTACTCCTTAGCTTTTTGGTCTATGCCTTCTTTCAGACTAAAGTTCCTCGCCCGGTCATTATGGGGCAGGATTTATTCTCGAATTTAACTCGATTTTTGTATGGGATAGATAATCCATATAATGCTTTTCCAAGCATTCATGTCATGACGGCATATATTATTTTTGTGGCGAGTAGTAAAGCTAAAGGGTGTGGGAGAAAAATGGTTCTAGCAAGTCAGACTCTTTCTGTACTCGTTATTTTATCAACGGTTTTCTTAAAACAACATACACTTATGGATGTTGCTGGGGGTATTTTCTTAGGGGGAAGTCTATTCAAAGCAATGACCTTGATTCAGAGGCTAAATCATAAGAGTCTATTAAAACAGGCAGCCAAAAGCTTTACTTTGAAACCACAAGAGGATAAATATGGTAGAGGTTATGCAACAAAAAGGGTTATTCAAGAATAA
- a CDS encoding DegT/DnrJ/EryC1/StrS family aminotransferase: MYKIPFSPPDISEDEIAAVSEVLRSGWITTGPNTALFEQELAHYCGTQYAVALNSATAGLELILKVLDIGRDDEVITTPYTYAATSNVLVHRGIKPTFVDVKKDSFLIDEDKIYEAITPKTKAIITVDIAGVPVNYDAIRKVLNIKQREDITLISDSAHSFGSSYKGHKVGGQMDFHVFSFHAVKNFTTAEGGAITYNDNSFYGKDDLYKEFKYTSLHGQNKDALSKTQAGAWKYDILTDGFKCNMTDIMASIGRVQLRRYEEMLRTRAALHEIYSQLLGTKEWAILPFEKNTELETNYHLYTLRLKGFSEEQRDRVIQMLGEKNIAANVHFMPLPMFTLYRNLGYRLEDYPNAHAQYVNEITLPLNSKLSVDEAEYVVKELNKCVENF, from the coding sequence ATGTATAAAATCCCCTTTTCCCCACCGGATATTAGCGAGGATGAAATTGCTGCTGTTTCAGAAGTTCTCAGATCTGGATGGATCACAACAGGACCAAATACTGCTTTATTTGAGCAAGAATTGGCACATTATTGTGGTACCCAGTACGCTGTTGCTTTAAATAGTGCTACAGCAGGTTTGGAACTGATTTTGAAAGTTTTAGATATTGGTAGAGATGATGAAGTAATAACAACGCCTTACACCTATGCCGCAACTTCAAATGTACTGGTTCACCGGGGTATAAAGCCAACGTTTGTAGATGTTAAGAAAGATAGTTTTTTGATTGATGAAGACAAGATTTATGAGGCCATTACGCCGAAAACGAAAGCTATTATTACGGTTGACATAGCAGGAGTACCTGTTAACTACGATGCCATACGAAAAGTCTTAAACATAAAACAACGAGAAGATATTACTTTGATTTCCGATTCCGCACATTCTTTTGGATCGTCATATAAGGGGCATAAGGTTGGAGGTCAAATGGATTTTCATGTTTTTTCCTTTCATGCAGTAAAAAACTTTACAACTGCAGAAGGAGGAGCAATTACTTATAATGACAACAGTTTTTATGGAAAAGATGATTTATATAAGGAATTTAAATATACTTCCTTACATGGACAAAATAAGGATGCCCTATCAAAAACTCAAGCTGGAGCATGGAAATACGATATTTTAACTGATGGGTTCAAATGTAATATGACCGATATTATGGCGTCAATTGGGCGTGTTCAACTTCGGCGATATGAAGAAATGTTGAGAACAAGAGCAGCGCTCCATGAAATTTATAGCCAACTTTTAGGTACAAAAGAATGGGCGATTCTGCCTTTTGAAAAAAACACTGAATTAGAAACAAACTATCATTTATATACTTTAAGACTAAAGGGCTTTAGTGAAGAACAAAGAGATCGTGTAATTCAAATGTTGGGTGAAAAAAATATCGCCGCAAATGTGCATTTTATGCCGCTGCCAATGTTTACACTATATAGGAATCTCGGTTATAGACTTGAAGATTATCCAAATGCACATGCGCAGTATGTAAATGAAATAACACTGCCTCTTAACTCGAAGCTGTCCGTAGATGAAGCTGAATATGTTGTTAAAGAGCTTAATAAGTGCGTTGAAAATTTCTAA
- a CDS encoding ATP-binding cassette domain-containing protein, giving the protein MEHGFINIIGARENNLKNISLKIPKKKITIFTGVSGSGKSSIVFDTIAQEAGRQLNETFSKFVQIYLPKHGHPDVDAIENLSLAITVDQKRIGGNSRSTLGTITDINPLLRLLFSRIGQPHIGPSNYFSFNDPNGMCKTCEGIGRSVTLDPDKALDKEKSLNEGAILLPGYKPGNWAWKMYAGTGFFDCDKKIKDYSQEEYDKLVYCKPVKINSVILDGMNTTYAGLVERFISQFVKTEFEKSETSKKKITPFITEQVCPDCGGKRYNESVLGSKIWGYSIADLTALQVDELRDLIQTIEDKNVKPILNNLTERLNDLIHIGLDYVSLDRETSTLSGGESQRVKMVKHLTSSLTDVMYIFDEPSIGLHPRDVHRLNDLLVKLRDKGNTVLVVEHDPDVIKAADYIVDVGPQAGTKGGRIVFEGSYSDLLEAKTLTGEYLGRHLPLKSQPRTSHEFYKTQKSSLHNLKNVSLRVPKRIFTVVTGVAGSGKSTLVNGVFAKEYKDAIIIDQSAVSANLRSNPATFTGIMDEIRKLFAAENKVSAGLFSYNSEGACEVCKGRGYIETDLSFMDSVETICEECGGKRYKQEVLKYKYHGRSIVEVLEMTIAEAVDFFSQKEIKNKLKYIVEVGLHYMTLGQPLDTLSGGECQRLKLAKELSKKGNIYIMDEPTTGLHMSDITGILTIIDRLVDKGNTVIVIEHNLDVIRNADWIIDVGVEGGSKGGRILFEGQPGNLRSCRESITAKYL; this is encoded by the coding sequence ATGGAACATGGCTTTATCAATATCATAGGAGCACGTGAGAATAACTTAAAGAATATCAGTTTGAAAATCCCGAAAAAGAAAATAACAATTTTTACCGGAGTATCAGGGTCGGGCAAGTCATCTATTGTCTTTGATACCATCGCCCAGGAAGCGGGCCGGCAATTAAATGAAACCTTCAGCAAATTCGTTCAAATTTACCTGCCCAAGCATGGTCATCCCGATGTGGATGCCATCGAAAACCTGTCCCTGGCCATTACCGTTGATCAAAAAAGGATAGGCGGGAATTCACGTTCAACTCTGGGGACAATAACGGACATCAATCCCTTGCTTAGACTGCTCTTTTCCCGAATCGGGCAGCCGCATATTGGGCCATCTAATTATTTTTCTTTCAATGACCCCAATGGTATGTGCAAGACTTGTGAGGGCATCGGCAGGAGTGTTACCCTGGACCCGGACAAAGCTCTGGATAAGGAAAAGTCCTTAAACGAAGGAGCGATTTTGTTGCCGGGCTATAAACCGGGCAATTGGGCCTGGAAAATGTATGCAGGGACAGGCTTTTTCGATTGTGATAAAAAAATCAAGGATTATTCCCAAGAGGAATACGACAAGCTGGTGTATTGTAAACCAGTCAAAATCAATTCGGTCATCCTTGATGGAATGAACACTACCTATGCCGGCTTGGTGGAGAGATTCATAAGTCAGTTCGTCAAAACCGAGTTTGAAAAATCTGAGACCTCCAAGAAGAAAATCACCCCCTTCATCACGGAACAGGTCTGCCCTGACTGTGGGGGCAAACGCTATAACGAAAGTGTTTTGGGTTCGAAAATCTGGGGCTATTCCATTGCGGATTTAACGGCCCTGCAGGTGGATGAACTTCGGGACTTAATCCAAACAATTGAAGATAAAAATGTAAAACCGATCCTTAACAATCTGACTGAGCGCTTAAACGATCTGATTCATATCGGGCTGGATTACGTGAGCCTGGATCGGGAAACTTCCACCTTATCCGGCGGGGAATCCCAACGGGTTAAAATGGTCAAACACCTGACCAGCAGTCTGACGGATGTGATGTATATTTTTGATGAACCCAGCATCGGCTTACATCCCAGAGATGTGCACAGGCTTAACGATCTGCTGGTTAAACTGCGGGATAAAGGCAACACGGTACTGGTAGTTGAGCATGATCCTGATGTGATCAAGGCTGCCGATTATATCGTTGATGTGGGACCCCAAGCCGGAACAAAGGGCGGGAGGATCGTCTTTGAGGGCAGCTATAGCGACCTGCTGGAAGCAAAGACCCTGACTGGCGAATACCTGGGCAGGCACCTGCCCCTGAAGAGTCAGCCCAGAACCAGCCATGAATTTTATAAAACCCAAAAGAGCAGCCTGCATAATTTAAAAAATGTCAGTTTAAGAGTGCCTAAAAGAATCTTCACGGTTGTAACCGGGGTGGCCGGGTCCGGGAAGTCTACCCTGGTTAACGGAGTTTTTGCCAAGGAATATAAAGATGCCATTATTATCGACCAATCCGCTGTCAGCGCCAATTTACGCTCAAATCCGGCGACCTTTACGGGAATCATGGATGAAATACGGAAATTATTTGCTGCTGAAAACAAAGTAAGTGCCGGATTGTTCAGCTATAATTCCGAGGGGGCCTGTGAGGTTTGTAAAGGGCGGGGGTATATCGAGACCGACCTTTCCTTTATGGACTCCGTGGAAACCATCTGTGAGGAATGCGGCGGCAAACGGTATAAGCAGGAGGTTTTGAAGTATAAGTATCATGGCCGGTCCATTGTGGAAGTCCTGGAAATGACCATTGCCGAAGCCGTTGACTTTTTCAGCCAGAAAGAAATCAAAAATAAGCTGAAGTATATCGTGGAAGTGGGCCTGCATTACATGACCCTGGGCCAGCCCCTGGACACTCTTTCCGGCGGAGAATGCCAGCGTTTAAAGCTTGCTAAGGAATTAAGCAAAAAGGGCAATATTTATATCATGGATGAGCCGACAACTGGTTTGCATATGTCCGATATTACCGGCATCTTGACCATTATTGACCGTCTTGTGGACAAGGGCAACACCGTGATTGTCATAGAACATAACCTAGATGTCATTCGCAATGCCGACTGGATTATTGACGTAGGAGTTGAGGGGGGCAGCAAGGGCGGGCGGATCCTTTTTGAAGGGCAACCCGGCAATTTGAGAAGCTGCCGGGAGTCGATAACGGCAAAATACTTGTAA
- a CDS encoding YetF domain-containing protein produces MQIDILPRTALAFFVLLILTRLLGKKQLSHLTFFNYITGITFGNIAAELASDKQITTAEGLASLILWTVLTIIVDFLSLKSGSIRTFLNGEPAVLIKQGKIQHKVMSKMRLSLDELLTMLRNSNVFSIKDVDYAIIETNGHLSVSKKQDQQAATRQDMHIPGSDEFRIPVEIIVDGKIVKRNLQEFNISYQWIYHELRKVGIVSVSEVLYAELESEGTIFIDKYENSK; encoded by the coding sequence ATGCAAATTGACATTTTGCCGCGGACAGCATTAGCATTTTTCGTGTTGTTAATTTTGACTCGACTATTAGGTAAAAAACAACTTAGTCATCTTACATTTTTTAATTATATTACAGGGATAACCTTTGGCAACATTGCCGCAGAGCTTGCAAGTGATAAACAAATAACTACTGCGGAAGGGTTGGCAAGCTTAATTCTTTGGACGGTGTTAACAATTATTGTTGATTTTTTAAGCTTAAAGTCAGGATCAATTAGGACATTCTTAAATGGAGAACCTGCTGTTTTAATAAAGCAAGGGAAAATTCAACATAAAGTAATGTCCAAAATGAGGTTGAGTTTGGACGAGTTACTTACAATGCTTAGGAATAGCAATGTGTTTTCAATCAAAGACGTGGACTATGCTATAATTGAAACGAATGGGCATCTCAGTGTGTCAAAAAAGCAGGATCAACAAGCGGCTACGAGACAAGATATGCATATTCCTGGTAGTGATGAGTTCCGGATTCCAGTTGAGATAATTGTTGATGGTAAAATAGTCAAACGCAATCTTCAGGAATTTAATATCAGTTACCAGTGGATATACCATGAACTGAGAAAAGTAGGGATTGTTTCAGTAAGTGAGGTATTATATGCCGAGCTTGAGAGTGAAGGCACAATCTTTATTGACAAATATGAGAACAGTAAATAA
- a CDS encoding undecaprenyl-diphosphatase has product MLSFDIQGYHLFNQFAGHHPILDHTFAFFAQYSLELYIILFIIAWFTLPKIEVKQRHTLLIMGLSGVLGLIINVIISHIYFRPRPFMVLEKGTFTQLIPHAPDASFPSDHTTGSFGFAAASWGKAPKWITISFSILGILNAIARLYVGVHWPTDVIAGILIGMLSGRLLWKFSSLFQPITNWGLRIFHYGINSQ; this is encoded by the coding sequence ATCTTGTCTTTTGACATTCAAGGATACCACTTGTTCAATCAATTTGCCGGTCATCATCCGATTCTTGACCATACATTCGCATTTTTCGCCCAATATTCACTTGAACTGTATATCATTCTTTTCATCATCGCCTGGTTTACCTTACCTAAAATTGAAGTTAAACAACGGCACACATTACTCATCATGGGTTTATCTGGTGTGTTAGGACTGATTATTAATGTTATCATATCGCACATTTACTTCAGGCCTCGTCCGTTTATGGTGCTCGAAAAAGGTACATTTACCCAGCTTATTCCGCATGCTCCTGACGCTTCATTCCCAAGCGATCATACAACCGGTAGCTTTGGTTTTGCCGCCGCATCCTGGGGAAAAGCACCAAAATGGATTACTATAAGCTTTTCAATTCTAGGCATTCTCAACGCTATTGCACGCCTGTATGTTGGTGTGCACTGGCCAACCGATGTTATTGCGGGAATTCTCATCGGTATGCTTAGCGGCCGTTTGCTTTGGAAGTTTAGTTCATTGTTTCAACCGATTACAAACTGGGGACTTCGAATATTTCATTACGGTATTAACTCACAATAA
- a CDS encoding DeoR/GlpR family DNA-binding transcription regulator, which yields MFAEERQELIFIKLKSLGSVFAKELAEEFQVSIDTIRRDLTSMEENGLLKRTHGGAVLLSKVRRFPMDDRIRYSEGTEHQNAVAKLAISFIEAGDTIFIGGASIHYVLLKYLPSDRNYTVITNSLIIAEKLQHHSNIETYIVCGKVKSEEGIVDPLATEFMRTLRLDTAFLTGGGISAKHGLSSSTPEGAIFQRTVAEVSRRTVCLANFDKVGTEFFSKTIDLKDLDILITDWEAPDEEIESIKQLGIKVLIASEN from the coding sequence ATGTTTGCTGAAGAACGTCAAGAGCTAATCTTTATAAAATTGAAATCTCTTGGAAGTGTTTTTGCAAAGGAGCTTGCGGAAGAATTTCAGGTTTCCATTGATACTATTCGCAGAGACCTCACTTCTATGGAAGAGAACGGTCTTTTAAAAAGAACACATGGAGGGGCAGTTCTGTTATCTAAGGTTAGAAGATTTCCGATGGATGACCGCATTAGGTATAGTGAGGGAACAGAACATCAAAACGCTGTAGCTAAGCTTGCCATATCGTTTATTGAGGCAGGTGACACTATATTTATCGGCGGGGCCAGTATCCATTATGTTTTATTAAAATACCTTCCTTCGGATCGAAATTATACTGTAATTACGAATTCACTCATTATTGCCGAAAAACTACAACATCATAGTAATATCGAAACCTATATAGTATGTGGAAAAGTTAAAAGTGAAGAAGGAATTGTTGATCCATTGGCGACCGAATTTATGAGAACCTTACGATTAGATACGGCTTTCTTAACCGGTGGAGGAATTTCTGCAAAACATGGACTAAGTAGTTCAACTCCGGAAGGAGCTATTTTTCAAAGAACTGTAGCGGAAGTTTCACGTCGAACAGTATGCCTCGCTAACTTTGACAAGGTAGGAACTGAATTCTTTTCAAAAACTATTGATTTAAAGGATTTAGACATTCTTATTACAGATTGGGAAGCGCCGGATGAAGAAATTGAGAGTATTAAACAGTTAGGAATTAAGGTATTAATCGCAAGTGAAAATTAA
- a CDS encoding UDP-N-acetylglucosamine--LPS N-acetylglucosamine transferase produces MRPLRVLVFSATYGAGHVKAAEALIAAIRMIDSSVEIIHKDAIAIINRGLNQILRHSYIGVIKHAPKIWGKYYYRTQEIADDSLLQRFLNTFGRRQLINYIRDLEPDVIVCTYPTVAGVLAQLRVKGELSIPVVTVVTDYTVHSHWIHFGVDCYIVGSPQVARGFVQRGIKASRIQISGIPVNPLFEREADKDERLSKLGLEKDRLTFLVMGGAYGVLGKAKWMCDLVANFGGPVQAIIVCGKDHKLYNSLDFVLQKASNPVVRFEFVNNVDELMSIADIIITKAGGLTVSESLTKRLPIIVFNPIPGQEENNAQYIEEIGAGRVARTDQEFISILDELITNPQEIRKMSNAAAQTLPGHSAEKAVKAILKLARDSAYQSKDEEQVC; encoded by the coding sequence ATGAGGCCACTGCGTGTACTGGTATTTTCCGCAACGTATGGAGCTGGTCATGTAAAAGCTGCAGAAGCCCTAATTGCAGCAATTCGAATGATTGATAGTTCTGTCGAAATTATTCACAAGGATGCCATAGCCATCATCAATCGGGGTTTAAATCAAATACTGCGGCATTCTTACATTGGAGTTATCAAACACGCCCCAAAGATTTGGGGTAAATATTATTATCGTACACAAGAAATAGCCGATGATTCACTCCTTCAGAGATTTCTTAATACATTTGGCCGAAGACAATTAATCAATTATATTCGGGATCTGGAACCGGATGTTATTGTATGTACTTACCCAACCGTGGCAGGTGTACTTGCTCAGTTAAGGGTAAAAGGTGAATTGAGTATTCCAGTTGTTACTGTCGTGACAGATTATACTGTCCACAGTCATTGGATTCATTTCGGTGTAGATTGTTACATTGTAGGCAGCCCTCAAGTAGCAAGGGGGTTTGTCCAAAGAGGAATTAAAGCATCCCGTATTCAAATATCAGGAATACCAGTTAATCCACTGTTTGAACGTGAAGCTGATAAAGATGAAAGACTTTCAAAATTAGGATTGGAGAAAGACCGGCTAACGTTCTTAGTTATGGGTGGAGCCTATGGAGTTTTAGGAAAGGCGAAATGGATGTGCGACCTCGTGGCCAATTTTGGCGGTCCGGTACAGGCGATTATAGTCTGTGGCAAGGATCATAAACTTTATAATTCTTTAGATTTTGTACTCCAAAAGGCAAGTAATCCAGTGGTACGGTTTGAATTTGTCAATAACGTTGATGAGTTAATGAGTATAGCTGATATCATAATCACAAAGGCTGGCGGGCTTACAGTATCGGAGTCTCTTACCAAACGACTTCCTATAATTGTCTTCAATCCAATTCCCGGGCAAGAAGAAAACAATGCTCAATATATCGAGGAAATCGGGGCAGGTCGTGTTGCCCGTACGGACCAAGAGTTTATAAGCATACTGGATGAACTGATTACGAATCCGCAGGAAATTAGGAAAATGAGTAACGCTGCAGCTCAAACCTTACCTGGACACTCTGCTGAAAAAGCTGTTAAAGCCATTCTGAAGCTGGCAAGGGATTCGGCATACCAGAGCAAAGACGAAGAGCAAGTTTGTTAG
- the hcp gene encoding hydroxylamine reductase has product MSMFCFQCQETAKGTGCTLKGVCGKTENVANLQDLLIYTLKGIAIYAVQARERYLVRKDVDQFIMESLFSTITNANFDKERFIKRIQAALELREDLKQALIRVGGTIPENLQDAATWTGTPEEFEGKAALVGILTTENEDIRSLRELLTYGLKGMAAYAEHAYTLQHQDAGIFAFIEKALVATLDDTLEAGDLVALVLEAGKHGVDVMALLDKANTTTYGNPELTKVNIGVRNNPAILISGHDLKDLEELLIQTEGTGVDVYTHGEMLPAHYYPAFKKYEHFVGNYGNAWYKQDKEFDTFNGPIFLTTNCLVPPKDSYKDRVYTTGVVGFEGVKHIPDREDGKAKDFSALIEHAKQCPPPTEIETGEIVGGFAHNQVLALADKVVDAVKSGAIKRFFVMAGCDGRMKSRDYYTDFAKALPQDTVILTAGCAKYKYNKLNLGDIGGIPRVLDAGQCNDSYSLAVIALKLKEVFGLEDVNQLPISYNIAWYEQKAVIVLLALLYLGVKNIHLGPTLPAFLSPNVAKVLVENFGIAGITNEEDDLKIFMA; this is encoded by the coding sequence ATGAGTATGTTTTGTTTTCAGTGTCAGGAAACAGCTAAAGGAACCGGTTGTACGTTGAAAGGGGTTTGCGGGAAAACAGAGAATGTTGCCAATTTGCAGGATCTCCTTATCTACACGTTAAAAGGAATCGCAATCTATGCTGTTCAAGCCCGTGAGCGTTATCTAGTACGCAAAGACGTAGATCAATTTATTATGGAAAGCCTTTTCAGCACCATTACCAATGCTAACTTTGATAAAGAGCGTTTCATAAAACGGATCCAGGCTGCCCTCGAACTTAGAGAAGATCTGAAACAAGCACTCATTCGTGTGGGAGGTACTATACCTGAGAACTTACAAGATGCTGCGACTTGGACGGGTACCCCGGAGGAGTTCGAAGGGAAAGCCGCTCTTGTAGGCATCTTAACCACAGAAAATGAAGATATCCGTTCTCTCAGGGAGTTGCTCACCTATGGTTTAAAAGGGATGGCAGCCTATGCTGAACATGCCTATACTCTTCAACACCAAGATGCCGGGATCTTCGCCTTTATAGAAAAAGCCTTAGTGGCTACTCTGGATGATACCCTTGAAGCTGGGGATCTGGTAGCTCTTGTCTTGGAAGCAGGAAAACACGGGGTTGATGTCATGGCTCTATTAGATAAAGCTAACACCACCACCTACGGAAACCCGGAACTGACCAAAGTCAATATCGGGGTACGCAACAACCCAGCCATTCTCATCAGTGGACATGATCTCAAAGATCTCGAAGAACTTCTCATCCAAACAGAAGGAACCGGCGTGGATGTTTACACCCACGGCGAAATGCTTCCGGCTCACTATTACCCGGCCTTCAAGAAATATGAGCATTTTGTCGGCAACTACGGTAACGCCTGGTATAAACAAGATAAAGAGTTTGACACGTTTAACGGGCCAATATTCTTAACCACCAATTGCTTGGTTCCCCCGAAAGATTCCTATAAAGACCGGGTCTACACTACTGGAGTGGTTGGTTTTGAAGGGGTTAAACACATTCCCGATCGGGAAGACGGAAAAGCGAAAGATTTTTCAGCACTGATTGAACATGCCAAGCAATGCCCGCCGCCCACAGAAATCGAGACCGGTGAGATTGTTGGGGGATTTGCCCACAATCAAGTTCTGGCCCTGGCAGATAAAGTCGTGGATGCCGTCAAGTCCGGAGCTATAAAGCGCTTCTTTGTTATGGCAGGCTGTGATGGCCGCATGAAGAGCCGTGATTATTACACAGACTTTGCCAAAGCATTACCTCAAGATACCGTTATTCTGACGGCAGGCTGTGCTAAATACAAGTACAACAAGCTCAACTTAGGAGATATTGGAGGCATCCCCCGGGTTCTAGATGCGGGACAATGTAATGATTCTTACTCCTTAGCAGTTATCGCCCTGAAACTCAAAGAAGTTTTTGGCTTAGAGGATGTTAACCAACTCCCCATCTCCTATAACATCGCTTGGTATGAGCAAAAGGCAGTCATTGTCTTGCTCGCTCTCCTGTATCTGGGTGTGAAAAATATCCACCTCGGACCCACGCTTCCAGCCTTCTTATCTCCAAATGTAGCCAAGGTTTTGGTGGAGAACTTCGGCATAGCAGGAATCACAAACGAAGAAGACGATCTTAAAATCTTTATGGCTTAA
- a CDS encoding alpha/beta-type small acid-soluble spore protein: MAGERNTNTPAAQGATRQLDQFKWTVANEMGLQLGGDRTSRENGSVGGQMTKKMIQFAEEHLKQGNRI, translated from the coding sequence ATGGCAGGAGAAAGAAACACTAATACACCTGCAGCTCAAGGAGCAACACGACAGTTGGATCAATTCAAATGGACAGTAGCTAACGAAATGGGACTTCAGCTTGGAGGGGACCGTACAAGTCGTGAGAATGGCTCAGTAGGCGGGCAAATGACCAAAAAAATGATTCAATTTGCAGAGGAACACCTTAAACAGGGTAACAGGATATAA
- a CDS encoding cupin domain-containing protein produces MEKINLEEKFRLFNEYWSPKIIGEVNDSYVKIAKLKGEFTWHLHDNEDEMFYVVQGLLTIKFRDKDVHLRKGETIIIPKGIEHMPVADEEVHVLLIEPKSTLNTGNVINDKTVEKLERI; encoded by the coding sequence ATGGAAAAAATTAATTTAGAAGAAAAATTCCGCCTTTTTAACGAATACTGGAGTCCCAAAATAATCGGGGAGGTCAATGATTCCTATGTCAAAATAGCCAAGCTAAAAGGAGAATTTACCTGGCATTTACACGATAATGAAGATGAGATGTTTTATGTTGTCCAAGGCTTATTGACCATAAAATTCAGAGATAAAGACGTACACTTGCGGAAAGGAGAAACTATCATCATTCCTAAAGGAATTGAACACATGCCTGTTGCTGATGAGGAAGTCCACGTACTGTTAATAGAGCCAAAGAGCACCTTGAATACCGGAAACGTAATAAATGATAAAACTGTGGAAAAATTGGAGAGAATTTAA